The window ACCCCGCCTGTCAGCCACAGAAGGGTTTAGTCATGGCACTCACCCACAACGAGACACCCACGAGCGAAGAAGCGGCAACGGCCCCCTTCTACTGCGCACAACCCCGCGTTACCGAACCGGTCCTTCGCCCGGACCTCAGCCCCGACCGGCTCAGTGCCATCATTCTGAGCCGGACCAAGTGGGTGAACGGCACGGTGCTGCGCTACTGCTTCTTCAACGATGCCGACGGTGCCTCTGCCGAGCAGCTCGACGAGGTCCGCGAAGCCTTCAAGGACTGGAAGGACATCGGTATCGGGCTGGAGTTCCGCGAGGTGGACCAGCCCTCGGAATCCGAAATCCGCATCGGCTTCGTTCAGGGCGACGGCTCCTGGTCCTATGTGGGCCGGGATGCGCTGGGCATCAGCACGCGCGAGCGCACGATGAACTTCGGCTGGGACCTGACCAGCCCGCACGGCAAGGCCACCGCCAGACACGAGATCGGGCATGCGCTCGGCTTCGCCCACGAACACCAAAACCCATTCGCAGGTATCGAGTGGGACGAGGAGAAGGTCTACGCCACACTTGCGGCTGATCCGAACAAATGGCCACGGGAGCAGACCTTCCACAACATCCTGCGCAAGCTTTCCATCAGCGAGGTCGAAGGCTCCGAATGGGACCCGGAATCCATCATGCAGTACCCCTTCTCCCCTGGCTTGATCCTCCGACCGGAGCAGTACCACCGGGACGGCATACCGGATCCCCTGGTCATCTCCGATCGGGACAGGGAGCATGTCAATCGGTGGTATCCCCCCATGGAGGACAAGCCGGCTGAGATACACCCGTTCCAGTCGGTCGAGTTGGAGCTTGCCGCCGGTGAGCAGTCAGACTTCGCCATCGTCCCGTCGGAGACGCGGATGTACGAGATCGGCACGCTCGGGGACAGCGACGTCGTCATGGTGCTGTTCGAGGAGGTCGACGGCGAACTGCGCTACTTCACCGCTGAAGACGACAGCGGCACGGACAGCAACGCCCGTTTGAAGGTCAGGTTGTTCGAAGGGCGTCGCTATGTGCTCCGCACCCGCCTCTACTCGGCCTGGGGCCCGGGAAAGGCCGCACTCATGCTCTGGTGACCCAGATGAGAGCGGGACCCGAAACCATGAGCAGCGGACGACCACCCGATGGCCGATGCCGCGTGCACAGTCCTGATGATCACGCGCGGAACGGCCCGAACCCGCAGCGCGGTTGGCGCAGGGAAAGACGCGAACTGTCCGATCGTCTCCACGCCCAGCCTCCGCAATGTGCACCCTGGACCCGCCGGAGTCAGTACAGCTCTTCCACCGGCAGGTCCCAAGGCAGTCGGCACGATCCGGTACAGACACTGCACCAGCCTCTCGTCGCTCAGATCGAGCCGCCTCAGGCCCGACCACGCCAGATGCAAAGGCAGCTCTACCATCCCCGTCGCGGGGTCGGACAGCTCATCAAGACGCGCGGGAGACGCTCGGCCACATGAGCCCAGCGAAAAGCGGCGCCACGGTGCACCGTCACGGCTACAGCATGACCCCGTTCGGCAGGGCCATCACCCGCGGTGGCCGTCACCCGCCGGCCACCGCATGCCCGGGCTGTCAGCCACAAGGCGGGCACCGGCCGCACGGCCACCGCGGACACGATCCGGTCGAACTCCCCCGACAGACCGCTGGTGATGCCGGCCACGGCCGCGCGCGGGTGCAGCCCCAGCACATCGAGGCGTTCGCCGCGGTCTTCACCAGATGCAGGCCCATATCCAACGCTCATCGCCCGCTCCCCGCCCAACCACCCCACACACCAGGGCAGTGCCGCCATAACCCCTCCCGGCCGTCACCAGCACCCGGCAGACGTCCAATGATCATCTCGTGCCGGCACATGGCCGCTCCGTCCGGGCGCCGCATCGTTATGGTGTGGTGTCTGCCGAGGCCGTGAACAGGAGGGGCTCATGACCATCGAGCATCGGTGGCTGCTGGACGAGACGCCCTGGCCCGAGCAGGCCACGCTGGTCTACGGCGAAATGGTGGAGCTGGCGACGCCACACCCACCGATTCCGAAGCTGGGCTGGCTTGGGCCGGAGATCGTGGGCAGCCGCGGTGTCATCGTCGCGTGTGTCATCGAGCAGGACGAGCGTGATGGACACGTCGGACCGCTCTACGCGGTGGAGACCGAGGACGGCAGCCCGTGGAGGCTGCGGCCGGAGTTCCTGGTCTCCCGAGGAGAACTTCACCCCGACATACCGCCCCGCTATCGCAGCGACCTGCCCGAAGGAACCCGCGTACGAATCCGCTTGGAGTCGGACACACCGGGCACGACGACGGAAGCTGTCGGGGAGGTCGCCGGGATCTGGCGGACGACGTTCTTGGAGCCGCCGAAGGGCTACATCGTGCAGGTTGGCGAGTACTCCCACTGCGTGACCCCGCAAGAGACCGACGTCCTCTGACTCGGCGGGAGCATGCCTGCGGTCACTGCCGGATGCCGTCAGTGGTCACACGCGATCAGCGAGCGGGTGACGGGTTTGCCGGTCTGGTGGTTGTGCCAGATCCCGGCAGCCACCGCCAGGGCCCGCTGGGCCACCCGGATCGCGACGCCCTCGAAGGTCCGCCCGCCGTACTGTTCCCGGTCAAGCCGGCCTTTTGAGGGTGTGGTTGACCAACTCGATGAGCGGGCGGACCTTCTTGAGCATCGGCTCGCCGTACCGCTGCTTCTCGCGCTTGAACGACGGCCGAAGCAACTCGACGCCCAGCTCAGCAAGTTCCTGCTCGAACACCTTCGAGGCCAAGTCGCCCTCGGAGATGAGCATGTTGCCCTCGCGGCGGGCGATGAGCTCCGCGTCGGCTTCGAGCATCGCTGTGAGCACTCCCGCTCGTCCAGCGCCTCGGGTTCGCCACCGCCCACACGATCGGCATGCCGATCGAGGTGCGCACCAGGTACAGACAAAGACCCCAGAAGAAGCGGGAGCGGGAGCGGGAGGCACAGTAGCCATAGCCGGGGCAAGGGAACGGCTCGGCGTGCGGGCAGGAGATGGCGGCAGCGGAGCTTTGGGGCGCTGTGCGGGGGGTCGACGCGACTGGAGTGGGAGCTCATGCCCCTGGAAAGCGTCGGCCGCTAAGTTTCGACATGCGTCTCGCTGAGGGCGCTGCAGCACTGCCGGGAATGACCGAACTGCGCCGGTTCCAGGCTGATCCCTCGTACGAGACCCTCGGGCTTGAGTTCGGCACAGGGCGTGCGGAACCTGCGGTGTACGCCTACTTCGTTGATGGCCGGCTGTTCTGCGTCGCGGTCGACGCGGTCCACGGACCCCAGGTGACGCTCTGGGGGCGGGAGCTGACCGCCTGCGCTCCGGATGATCTAGACCAGTTCCTGTGCCACGCTCACCTGTGTGGGGGGTCGATGTGTCCTACGGTCCGCGGGGAAACCCAGGAGTCATCGGACTCGGCCTGGTGGTGCGGCTGCAGGAGACTGCCCGCGGTGTGGTCACCCGGCCGGTCATGGTGGGCGGGGCATGGGCCGACCGGTGCACCGACGACGCGGAAGGCGCGATCCCGGAATGTGAATGGGTGGGGCCGCCTGTGGCCCTATCCGCAGGGAACAGAATCCTGGCCCCCGCCCGGCCACAAGGCGAACTGGGGCGACTGGCACCCTCCTTTCTCAACGGCTTTCCAGAATCTCTGTCGGTAACTGGTCGGGAACCAGGGGCTGGTCCAGGGTGCGGCGGTGGTCAGGATCCGGCCGGGTGAGCGGCTGCGGAAGAAGGCGTGGTCCTGTCGTCTGCGGGCCGGCCAGGAGACCGCGGTGTCGGCGAGGTACTGCTTGAGCACCGCCCAGCCGCGCTCGACGGGGTTGTCGTGCGGGCTGTAGCGGGCGCCGTACCACAGGCGCATCCCGGGTTGGGCGGTGATGAAGTCGCGTACCGCTCGGGCGTGGTGGATCTGATCGTTGTCGCAGATCACCACGGTCGCCGGGGCGTAGGGGAAGGCTGCAACCGGCTGTTTGAACAGGTCGGGGAAGTCGGTGGCGCGGCGTCGGCCGAGCCGGTAGCGGAAGGTGCCGGTGGTGACCTCCAGCGCACCCGGCACGGTGAGCTGCCGGTTCTTGCCCGGATTGGGGATGTGCGGTCGGCGGCCGGGCAGCATCCAGCGTCTTCACCGCCGGAAAATTGCCGCGCCCGCGCCCGCCCCGGTCCCTACACTCTCGATATGCGTCCGGCCCGAAGTGGCCGGTGCGTCCTACGTGTTCCGAGTTCAGTTTCGAGGGGAGGCCGACAGTGCGTACCGCCATCTCTGTCGTCGCCCCCTGGGCACGGTTCGACGTGATCCTCGTGTCTTCGTGAGCCTGGTGCCCGCCGCGCGGCCGGCACTGGAGATCTGGGTCGAAGACCGTCGCTGAGCCCTGCCCCGCCGCCCGGCCCCTGGTGGCCCGTCGCGCGGCCGCCGCAGGGCGCCTTCCTCGGGCTTCGTCCGCCCATCGCGCTGCCTCTTCACCACTGACGACACACGAAGAAGGGCCTCAAGGCCGTGCGTACCGACCTCACACTCCGCGCGCTCCAAGCCGTCCGCAACCTTGGCATCCTCGCCCACGTGGACGCCGGCAAGACCACCGTGACAGAGCGGATCCTGTTTCTGACCGGTGCCGTCCACAAGCGGGGCGAGGTACACGAGGGCACCACCGTCACCGACTTCGACTCCCAGGAACGCGACCGAGGCATCACCATCTTCGCAGCGGCGGTCAGCTGCGACTGGGACGGACACCGGATCAACCTCATCGACACCCCGGGACACGTGGACTTCGCCGACGAAGTCACGCGCTCGCTGCGCGTCCTCGACGGCGCGGTGGCGGTGTTCGACGCCGTCGCCGGCGTCGAACCGCAGAGCGAGGCGGTGTGGCGGGAGGCCGACCGGCACCAGGTTGCGCGCCTGGCGTTCGTCAACAAGATGGACCGCGCGGGCGCCGACCTGGACACGGCAGTCGCGTCGATTCGGGAGCGGCTGGGCACCACCCCCCTGGTGGTGCAGTTGCCGATCGGCCGCGAGGAGGGCTTCGAGGGTGTCGTCGACCTGGTCCGGATGCGGGCTGTGGTGTGGCCGCTGGACACCGGCGTGTACGAGGAAGGCCCGGTGCCCGAGGCCTTGCGCGCCGAGGCGCTGCGCCGCCGCCGGGCGCTGGACGAGGCCGTCGCCGAACTGCACCCGCGGGCGCTGGAGGAGTACTGCGCCGACGGCGCGGTCTCGGAGACGACACTGCGCACGGCGCTGCGCGAACTGACCGGCACGGGTGAGGCCGTGGTGGTGCTGTGCGGTTCGGCGTACCGCAACCGTGGCATCGAGCCGTTGCTTCAGGCAGTGGTGGCGTATCTGCCGTCGCCGGCGGACGTGCCCGCCGTGCGCGGCACGATCGACGGAACGGAACAGGAGCGTGCCGCCGATCCCGCGGCGCCGCTGGCCGCGCTGGCCTTCAAGGTGCACGCGGCGCCCACCGGCCGGATGACGTACCTGCGGATCTATTCGGGCGTACTGCGAAAGGGGGACACTGTGCTGGACATGGGCGTGGGGCGCACCGAACGGGTCGGCCGGATCCTGCGGGTGCAGGCCGACCGGCACACCGAGACGGACCTGGCCGTGGCCGGGGACATCGTCGCCGTGATCGGTCCGAAGTCCGCGCGTGCCGGTAGGACGTTGTGCGCCCCCTCGGCGCCGCTCGTGCTGGAACCGCCCGGCACGGCCGACCCGGTCGTGTCGGTGGCCGTCGAGGCCCGACTCGGCCAGGACACCGACCGGCTGGCCTCGGCGCTGGCCCGGCTGGCAGAGGAGGATCCGTCGCTGGTGGTGCGTACCGATCCGGAGACCGGCCAGACCCTGCTGTCGGGCCTGGGCGAGCTGCACCTGGAGGTGGCGGTGGAGAAACTGCGCCGCGACCGGGGCCTGGAGGTCTCGGTCGGCCGCCCGCAGGTGTCGTACCGGGAGACCGTGGTCCGCGGGGTGACGGGGCTGGTGTACCGGCACGTCAAGCAGGACGGCGGCGCCGGGCAGTTCGCCCATGTGGTGCTGGACGTCGAGCCGTTGGACGTTTTGGGGGGCGAGGCCGGCTTCGCGTTCCGTTCGACCGTGGCCGGCGGCCGCATCCCGCGGGACTTCGCCCGCGCGGTCGAGGCCGGTTGCCGGGACGCGCTGACGGAGGGTCCGCTGGGCGGTCATCCGGTGACCGGCGTGCGGGTCACGCTCACCGACGGAGCCACGCACACCAAGGACTCCTCGGAGCTCGCGTTCCGCGCGGCCGGCCGGCTCGGACTGCGGGAAGCCCTGCGGGCCTGCGTGCTGCGGCTGCTGGAGCCGGTAGCCGAGGTGACGGTGACCGTGCCGGAGGACTGTGTGGGGGCGGTCCTGGGCGATCTGGCGGCGCGCCGCGGACGAGTCTCGGCGTCGGCGACACACGGCACTACGGCGGTGGTGACCGCCACGGTGCCGCTGGCCGAACTGTTCGGATACGCCTCCCGCTTGCGCGGACGCACCCAGGGCCGGGGCACGTTCACCACCCGCCCGGCGGGCTACGCGCAGGTTCCGCTGGGCCTGACGGCCGGGGTGACGGGACAGTAGCCCGCCGCTGAGTCGGCCCCGCACTCCGAGGAGTGCGGGGCCGACTCGCCCCACTGCCGTAAGCACACACCCGGGGGGCCGGTTCGGCAGAATCAGCACCCGCCCAGCCCAAGACCCCCGCCGGCAGGGGCCCTGGCCACCCAGCCCGGTGAGGCCACCGGATGGCTGCGACCACTGCTGGCCGATGCCCTGCACGGCACCGGCCCACGCCAGGCCGACGTGCTGCTGGCTCCGCCCCCGGCGAGCGCCCGGCACCCACCGGGAATGTCCGCCAACCGGTGTGTTGTCGGAGCGCACGCACTGCTGAACCTGACCTTGCGGCGACCGGCCAAGGGATCCCGCTCGCGGTGTCTTTGACCGGCGGCAACCGCAACGACGTCACCCATCGGCGGACCGCGCTGGAATCTGTCCTCACCACCCGCCGTCCCACCGAGCCGTGGGCACTGCGTGCAAGGACCACCGACCCGGAACTTATCCCGCCAGCGTGGTGTGCTCTCCTCACGCGGAAGCAGAGGTCGTTCCTCCTGGTGAGAGAACTGGAATGACGTCAGCACCTGCAACGGTGGCGTTGCTCTCAATCCGGTGACAGGCCCGGGCCTGTGTGCTGCGGGCACCCTGGGCGAGGAGAGTGACGGGCCTTCCCGTGGGTGGGTGGCGATGGCGGTGAGCGGGCTGGCGTCAGTCATCACCGGTCCGCCTGGTCGCCGATCCGGCTCAGCCCTCGCCCTTGGGACGATCCAGCGACGGCGTCGACCACCGGGATCCGTTGCTCCGGGTGCCAGCCAGACGTTCTGAGCGGCTACAAGGCGTGCGATGACTCGTTCCTGAAGCCCAGTCATTGTTCATTACAGTAGTTTGATTGCACGTCAGAGCACAGTGGGTCTGTGGCTTTCAGGGAGTCTGTGTGGGGAACGAGGCGCAAGCACGCAGCGCGTACGAGGATGCCGTCGAGTACCTACGCCGCAATGTCGACGCGGTACGCGAGTTGATCGGCCCAAAACCATGGGAAGCCCACTTCGCGGTCGTCCGGGACAGCGACCCGTCCTCCGCTGAATGGCGCAACGCCACTCGTGAGCTGTACTACTCGGCCCGGATCCCCGGCGGGCTCGGTCCTATTTCCACGAAGGGCGTGAGCGACCGGCGGTCCGGGCCCACACAGCAATGGGTCGGCTGGGCCAGCCCCACGGACCGCTGGGCCCGGGTGGACCTCAGCGAGGGGGCATCCCCTCAAACGCCGATGCGTGACCTGGCCAGCCAGCCTATGCCCCACGTGGGCAGCTGAGGCCAGTGGGCCTGCTCGTCGAACTCCAAAGGCGCATCCCCGACCGCTGGTTCCTGCGGCGGCTACTGCCCGCCGCATTGTTCGTCGTGGTCACGGTCGTCGGCGGCGGGCAGCTGGGCCACGCCCACTGGAACGACGTCGCCCTCGCCCGTGAGCGGATCGCCGACGCGCTACGCATGGACGGCGGCCTGTCCGCTAACGCCGTCGCCTCGCTCGTGCTTTTCGCGGTGCCGGTGGTGGGGGCCGCGTTCGCGGTGCCGTATGCTGCGGCCGCGATCGAGGCGCTGGCGTCCGGGTCCTGGCCGTGGTGGCTGATGCCAGTGAGCCGGCGGGTGACGGCGTGGCGGATGGGGCACTGGGTAGAGCCGGACGAACTGGCCAGGCAATCCGTGCGGGCGCTCGCCGCGGGCCGGGCGCTACGTGCCGACCGGCTCAGCGCGCGGGCGGCCCGCGCCAGAGCTGTCGGGCGGCCCGCGTCGCCGACCTGGTCAGGCGACCGGTTCCGCCTCACCGAGGCGTACGTCAGCAGGGAGACGGGCGCCGACGTGAGCTGGCTCCTGCTCGACGCCCAGGGACCGCCCAGCTCCGCGCTGAACGACGCGCGGGACGCCTATGCCGCTGCGTGCGAGGCCCTCGCATGGAGCATCGCGTGCACGCTCCTCGGCGCCTGGTGGTGGCCCGCGGCGCCCGTCGGGATCCTCCTCTTGCTGGCTTCCTGGCAGTTGCTGCGCCGCGCGGTGCAGGCACTGTGCCGAACCACCGAAGCGGTGTTCACAGAGCTTGAGCAGCTGAGCAGCTCCTCAGCGTGGTCCGCTGACGGTAGAACCGCGGAGCAACAATGGCAGACCGATCTCAAGGCGGCCCCGGCAGAGATTCGCGAGGCGGGCACCTACCTGGTCGGGCAACGGGGGAAGGAGCAGCGTCAGGAGATAGCAACGGCCTCGGGCAGCCAGGAGTCGACGCCTAAAGCTGCAAGAAGGGCGGAAGCCTGGGCCGTGGCCGGACTCTTTGCCTTGGCGGTAGTCAGCTACACGGTTGCCGCCTTCGCCACACACAGCCTGCTGAGAACCATCCAGCAAGGCCACTTCAGCCCGTCAGACACCGCACAGGTCCTTACCGCAATTGGCGGCCTGACAACTGCCGTCGGCCTCAGCATCGCTGGCGTTCTGAAGGCCCTTGCTCTCCTTGTTCATGCACGCGCCGATATGGTGCGCGCCCGCGCCGGTCTTCCGCCCAGTCCGTCGGGAGAGGAAGTGGTGTCACCTCCCGAAGGCGAGCCGACCCAATGACCAGGGTCCAGATCACTGCATTGAGGGGGCCCACCCCTGTGTCACGGCATTGGACGCGGCTGCGAGGGATAACGCGGACCTCGGCGTCCTCGGCACCCTGGCCGCAGAGGGCGGCGTTCCCCAGCGCGAGAAGGTTGGCGGCGGTCGCGACGGTCTGGAGTCGTGCTCCCAGGAAGCGGCAGTGGCCCTGTAGGTCGGTGTACTTGTCCTTGAGTTCCTCGAAGGCATCGGCGGACTGGACGTAGGCGGCCCGTTTCGCTTCGTCCTTCGCGGCGTGTTCTGGAAGAGGTCCTTGAGGTCGGGGTACTGGTGGGTGAGGTGCCAGCGCTTGAGGCCGGCCTCGATCGCCAACTGGGTGACGGTGAGCCGCCCGTTGGACCGCTGGGGCGTGCCGGCGAAGAGCCGGTTCATCGCGGTGCTGATCGCGCGCCGGACCGGGTCGGGCTCGCTCCCGATCGGGAATCTGCGGCATTTTCACTCGACCGAGTGCAGTCTGGGATCGAGGTTGTCTCCTCCTTGCTCCCTCGTCGGGCTTTGAACCGAGGCGGCTGCCTGGAAGGGGCCAACCCCTCTCAGGCTTGCGGAGGACGCGGATATTCTGCTGGGCCGTGCTCACGGCGGTGTGGAGCTGCATTCGGGCGTTCTCCTGTTCCATGGCCTGATGCATGGCCTGCTGCACCTGCGCACCGCGGGAACTGGTGGCAGGCGCGACGACGGCCTTGGCGAGGTAGGCGTAGAAGTGCCCCACGACCATTTCCAGTTCGGGACGGATGATCTCCAGCTGGTCGGCGGATGCGTTGATCAGGTTGCGGAGCTTGCGGAGGGGGCGAAGTCTTCGGACCGGCAGGGCTTCTGCGCGAACTCGCACAGGTGGCCGACGGTCTCCTTGAGGTGCTCGGCGGCGTCGTCCAGGTCCTTGGCG of the Streptomyces sp. NBC_00287 genome contains:
- a CDS encoding M12 family metallopeptidase, with product MALTHNETPTSEEAATAPFYCAQPRVTEPVLRPDLSPDRLSAIILSRTKWVNGTVLRYCFFNDADGASAEQLDEVREAFKDWKDIGIGLEFREVDQPSESEIRIGFVQGDGSWSYVGRDALGISTRERTMNFGWDLTSPHGKATARHEIGHALGFAHEHQNPFAGIEWDEEKVYATLAADPNKWPREQTFHNILRKLSISEVEGSEWDPESIMQYPFSPGLILRPEQYHRDGIPDPLVISDRDREHVNRWYPPMEDKPAEIHPFQSVELELAAGEQSDFAIVPSETRMYEIGTLGDSDVVMVLFEEVDGELRYFTAEDDSGTDSNARLKVRLFEGRRYVLRTRLYSAWGPGKAALMLW
- the fusA gene encoding elongation factor G, whose amino-acid sequence is MRTDLTLRALQAVRNLGILAHVDAGKTTVTERILFLTGAVHKRGEVHEGTTVTDFDSQERDRGITIFAAAVSCDWDGHRINLIDTPGHVDFADEVTRSLRVLDGAVAVFDAVAGVEPQSEAVWREADRHQVARLAFVNKMDRAGADLDTAVASIRERLGTTPLVVQLPIGREEGFEGVVDLVRMRAVVWPLDTGVYEEGPVPEALRAEALRRRRALDEAVAELHPRALEEYCADGAVSETTLRTALRELTGTGEAVVVLCGSAYRNRGIEPLLQAVVAYLPSPADVPAVRGTIDGTEQERAADPAAPLAALAFKVHAAPTGRMTYLRIYSGVLRKGDTVLDMGVGRTERVGRILRVQADRHTETDLAVAGDIVAVIGPKSARAGRTLCAPSAPLVLEPPGTADPVVSVAVEARLGQDTDRLASALARLAEEDPSLVVRTDPETGQTLLSGLGELHLEVAVEKLRRDRGLEVSVGRPQVSYRETVVRGVTGLVYRHVKQDGGAGQFAHVVLDVEPLDVLGGEAGFAFRSTVAGGRIPRDFARAVEAGCRDALTEGPLGGHPVTGVRVTLTDGATHTKDSSELAFRAAGRLGLREALRACVLRLLEPVAEVTVTVPEDCVGAVLGDLAARRGRVSASATHGTTAVVTATVPLAELFGYASRLRGRTQGRGTFTTRPAGYAQVPLGLTAGVTGQ